The sequence below is a genomic window from Coffea arabica cultivar ET-39 chromosome 8e, Coffea Arabica ET-39 HiFi, whole genome shotgun sequence.
CTCCGTTCAAAGGTGAACATGTATATTATGATCGACGATGTTAATTTAAGAATTAAAAGAGTAGCGTGGCTTTAGTTTTGAGAGTTGAACCTGTATCTCTTAACTTTCAAGATTGACATACATGATGTTTTACTTTACTTGTATTATCACTGGCCAACCGTCATCTCACAGGTGTGAAATGAAAATCGCATTCTCCTCGAGAACTAACTCAATCGATAAAGGCATTAATTAGGTAATTGTGAAATTTATGCCATAAAATCCCcctaaagaaaaatagaaaattgtgTAACATGCCatgagtttcttttttttttttgacattagGGGTATCCGGATCTTTGGCCCGACTAATCTTCCTGCGGCTCCGGAGAGAGCGCCACAACCCACTCCGAGCACGGCAACTACAGAATTCGAACACTGGTCAATGCCTTAAAGAAGGACTACATGACCGGCCGAGTTATCCTGCAGGAGCATGCCACGAGTTGAATATGGGACTTTAGGGATTGCTTTATCAATTCATTTAAATATTGAGCTATTGAATTTTATCATGTTTGGGACTCGTTTtctaaggggaaaaaaaaagaaaaagtggagAATTAATGAATTCTCTTTCCATTTCACTCTATCAATCAagcaatttttaatttttgtggtagctcaagaaattaacaaaattaGAAGTAATAGCTATCCTTACTATTTATAAAGACATACtactttgctttttttttaaaaaaaaggttcaAAGACATAGTATATTTTAGCATGATGTCTACCAACCGGTCCAACCCTCAATGGACACAAAACCAACACAAGCTGTAAAGCAAAAATACGAACCGACTCGTGGATCAAATCAACACAAGGCGCTTCATCTCTGGCATTTCTCGGCAAGAAGGCCCAATACTTTTCAGTAGTGTCCTCGGACTTGTTTGAAGTGTTTTGGCCCAACATCTACGCAACTTCAACAACCGTGTCCTTGTCGGCAGGAATGCTGGACCATTTAGATGGACCTCTTGCAGTATTGTAACCATACATTTTTGGTTTCAGAACCAATGATCATTTATGAAAGTTGGCTAAGGCCCATAGTTTTCTCTAAACAAAACTAAACTGACAATAATTGAGCATCACCTGCCTGCCAAATAAATTAGCTTTGCATGGCATGAAATACTTTAATACTATCCTTGAATTGAGTtggtttcttctctcttttattttaaattaaaGGACCTCacacttttccttttctaaatatGGTGCCAGTGCAATAGCTAATGTACAAATCTTGTGCAAGAAAAGTAAACTTGGGAAAATTTGAGAaagtaaataataaaaataagaattaatcttttctacactgTCAGATTAAAGTATATTTTTGGCAGTGCTGAAGTAAATCTATATGTAGGAGCTTAATTAACTAATGATGTCTAGTAAATGGTATAATAATGGCATTGCCATTGTTGCACCGTCAACAAGCATATATAGTCATATACCTTCCCACATCTAAAGTTGATTCCTTGCCCAGAATGGATGGAATATTTTGTTGGCCAAGTATAGAACAATTCTTGTTTAGTCACAAATGCAGAATGGATGGAATATTTTGGTAGGAACAAGAAAGTGCACAAccccttcttcttttcttcttcttccttttcatgGATTCATatttttctctgttttgttCACATCATCACACGGTGCTCAAAAAGTTTTATATGGAGTGGTAAATAAAGCGAGAGAATGGAATGAATCTTTGGAAGTAACCAATGTTTACATTCAGCGGTCTCTTCTGTCCTGCACCATGTCCTAGTTAATATGTACACGTTACCCTACCGGGATACGTAACCTTTTCCTGTCCGGCTATTTCATACAAGTCAAACAATCGCCACCATGATGGGCCAAAATTGTGGGACTCAATGACCAAAACAAGTACTAAACAATAACAACGCACCTTGTCTAAGTTAACAGCTCAAATCTTGACAAAGAGTTAGGTAAAAGTTGATTTGTTACCGATGTTTATTAGCACACCGAATTTATCAAGAAAACAGAAGAAATGGAGGCCGACAATTTTGTTGGATGTTTCCGAGAGGGGACGAGACCGACAAATCGTCTTGCTGGCTTACTTTACAGTGTTAGTACTAGTGTTCCTCAGTTTTTCTAGGTTGGTAAAATTACAAGATATGTGTGCTTGAAAACTCGGAGCTTTTAGTTGATGTCCCCCCGACCATCAATTCCTGCTACCAAGGCGGCACTCAAAGCAGCCCAGCCCACCACAGCACTGCACCACTCCTAGTAATCAATCAATACAAATACAAATGATGGTGGATAATGGCCACTCCATTCATCTATACTGCTGTGCAGAAACATCATCATACAACATGTATATGGATTTCATCACTAACATTGCCCGTTTCTTAATTCAAGATGTCtgtgttttttctctttttttttttgggatttctTTTTGTCCAATCAATTTGTCCCCCTTGGACAATCAAGCATATAACAGCACAATCCTCCTCATCATAATGATACAAATGGAGGACACTCGATCATATTATGGAGCAATATTCTCACCGTGCCTCTGTCTGTCTAGTTTAAAACCAAGGCTCTACGGGAAGACACCACGCAACTGAACTGGCTCAGGTTTGATAGTATTTGTTATTGTAAGTTTGTAACGAGTAGGACAACATAGGAAATCAATTCACCAAGCATGGtcaaaaaagaaaccaaaaaaactTTGTGGGGTTAGtccttgggggggggggggggacctTTGTCCTTGCCCCCAACCCCACCATTCCATCCGTCTATTAGTAGGGTATTACTTCATCCACAATAGAAACGAAAACAAAAACCTCTCCAAACCAACTTCCCAGTTCCGACCACCGCCACCGCCAACGACAAATTCCCGCATCTCTTTTCCGTTTTCCCACTCGATGATGGTCCATCCCATTGGATCCAAGTAGCTTTCCTCTCCTCTCTTCTCATCTCTTTGTTTTGGTTCTTTCTCTGCCAAAATTATAAAGCGTGGCCAGTAAAACCAAGTGCCTAAATATCTTTTCCCTTTCTCCATTAAATGCTCACTTCAGCCCTCTCTCTTCTGTCTTTCATGTCCTTTACCTGAACTTACCTCAATTTTTCTGTCTCGTCTGCATCGCCACTCTTAACTcattctctccctctctctctctctctctcacagaCACGgacaaaacacacacacactaacATCTCTCTGCCTTTGTAGTCTGTCGTATTACTACAACCCACGGGTGGCGCTTCTATATGGCAGCTACCACTACCCAACTCAAATTCCAGACCCATCCCATTAAACCAAAACGACGCCGTTGCCGCGAGACAACTATCACCACCTCCACTTCCACTCCCCCCGTCGCCTCCGCCGCCACGTCAGACCACTCTTCCACTTCATATTTAGCCGACAATAACCACCAAAGCCGCAAACTTGACACCCCAACAGTCGTCTCGCCTGATAATTCCTGGTGCTGCCCTGCCGTCTCTAAACCCCCTGCGCCACCTTCACCTCCTCCAGCACTCCCCTCCGCCGCTAGCTCTTCACCATCCCATTCCCCATTACCATCCTCCTCACCTTCAAATCTAAAAATTCCTTACTCACCCACTACAATCCCCCACCTGATGGACTCCTTCACCACCACTACCACCGTCCTCCACGGCGGTGGCGCCGCCGTCTCCCACGACACATTTCCGTCATCTTTCAGTAAATTTAACTCCGCTCTCACCGCCGGGCTTCTCAACCCAATGTCACCTCCCCCGCCCGTCGATAAAACCCGTTCAAGCCCGACCCTTTTCGAAATGATGGCCAGCGAACCCGATTGCCACCCCCGAACTGCCGCCGCCGGAACGACAACCCACCAGGTTTCAAACGGCGTAATTTCAACCCTAAATCAGAAGCCTTTGGACAGACAAGCGTTAATGCTGCAGCGCCTGAACGATCTCTTATCTCGCCGGAGCCCCGGAAACCAGTTCAATGACTCGGCTTCCGCCGACGTCAAGCTGACTTTGAGCTCCAAAGATGGGTTACATGTTTCAATGAGTGTTCATAGGCAGATCCTTGTGTCGAACAGCAGATTTTTCGCGGAGAAATTGTCAGAGAAATGGGTTAGGCAGCAGAGGAATGCGGGCCCCTGCATTGTGGAGATTGCTGACTGTGATGATATTGAGGTTTATATTGAGACTCTCAAGTTAATGTATTGCAAAGATTTGAGGAAAAAGCTTATGAAGGAGGACGTTTGCAGAGTTCTTGGAATCTTAAAGGTAATGTTATCACGGCTTATGAATTTGTGTATATCTGATTAATCGGTTgttaattaattatattttactGGTCTCGGATTCTCGGAATGAAAGGTTTAAAGGTGACGTTTTAGCTTATGATTTGACAGATTATATCGCTCTCCGTACTGCTTTCTAAATTAGATTTATGCTTGAGAGTTGAATAGTGGAATAGGAGTTCTGTAGGCCAAGCTAGAGCATTGACGCACTATGCTAAATTTGAAACTCGGAATGCAGAAATTGTAATAAAATCGCAGCAAGTGTCTAAAATTTAAGGGAGATGCATATTCAAATTTAAGTCATTTCCTGTTATTTAGGGATTAATTTCAATGCCAAGTCAGATTCTGAGTTTGGactcaaaaaatcatttttgttaGCATATACTAGTAACTTATAAACTGTGGTTGGCTAATCATTTTCCTGAAGCTACAGTCTATGTGTAGTTTGGATGAATGGACTGAATCAATAAGAAATTTATTGCTAAATCAAAGGGATTTATGGAGATTGGGTGTTGAAATTTGGTTGATAGTTTGGTAATGTAGGTTTCAGCTGCCATTGGATTTGATGCGGGGGTTTTATCATCTTTGGAGTTCTTAGAGGCTGCTCCATGGGCTGAGGATGAGGAAGAGAAGGTGGCTACACTGTTATCAGAGCTGCGTCTTGAGGGGGTTGGAGCAGGGGAAGTTTTGAAGAGGGTGTCTCTTGATGTTACAGCGGGCATGGAAGATGGGACTGATAATGAAGAAGTTCTTCTGAAGCTACTACATGTAGTTCTAGAAGGGAAGGATGAGAAAGCCAGGAGAGAGATGAAAGGCTTAGTGTCCAAAATGCTACATGAGAATACTGCTCAGAATGATCTGAGGAAGGAATCTCTGTACTCAGCTTGTGATGGATGTTTGCAATCGCTTCGCCACTATTTTCTAAAGGTATCAGAGGGAAACTTGGAGGACGTGTCTCAGATTGCACGGCAGGCTGATAACTTACACTGGGTTTTGGACATATTGATCGATAGACAGATTGCTGAAGATTTTTTGAAGACCTGGGCATGTCAATCTGAATTATCTGAAGCACATTCAAAAGTTCCAGCTATTCATCGCTACGAGGTTAGTAGAGTTACGGCTAGGCTGTTTGTTGGGATTGGGAAGGGGCAACTACTTGCCTCCAAGGATGCCAGGTGCCTGCTTTTGCAAACATGGTTAGTTCCATTTTATGAGGATTTTGGTTGGATGAGGAGGGCGTCAAAAGGCTTAGACCGGCACCTAATTGAAGATGGCCTTTGTAACACCATTTTAACTCTGCCTATGGCTTGGCAGCAGGAAATACTGATGTCTTGGTTTGATCGATTTTTGAATTCTGGAGATGATTGTCCAAATATCCAGAGAGGATTTGAAGTTTGGTGGAGGAGAGCATTTTGGAGGCGAAGTGGTGAACCAGAGCGGCCTCACCAGATGCGAATTACAAATGGAATAGTTGAAAACTCTTGAAAATTGGCATATTCTTTGAAGCTAGGGGTCTACGTCCCTCACTTCTTGTCTCCTGTTATCTTCTTATCACTATTTTGCTGCTATAACGATCCTTCTTCTTTCATTTTTGTTGCGAGTGCGGTGTTCAAATGGgcaatatatattatatttttctGTACAAAAGGTGATGCGTCTAATGTGATGGGGCTATTCTGGACGAGTCTGAGTTCGAGTTATAGTTCTGGTGACAACATCCACGTTGTATTTGATTGACAAGAATGATACACAATGGTGTTTAACAATCTACTCAATTTGGAGTCAGATTTTCCTTTTGCATCCAGATTGTTTCCTCTCCCGAGTTGTTCTAGATTACAAAACATTCCCGTCCTGAATTCTCTTAATGTAAATTGATGAAAGCTGTTGACTGATCATCACTATAAACTAGCACTCTTAAGGTCAATATTGGAAATATGCTGGCCTTTTGATACATTTGAGCTTCAAATATCTTTGCACCGTTTTCAGTGGTGGCAAGAACCAAGACAAGGCCAATGTGCCTTGGAACCGTGGGAATGTGGAGCCATGAAAGGACGTAGTCAGCGGCTGTACAACCTAGAACTAGAAGTAGATGCGGGATGTTTGCCAGGGCACTGAAATATTAACGATTCAGCATTTTCTCAATTGTCTAGGCCTCTAGGGATCATCCGGTATTCCTTAACTAGGAAATCTGACAGGGAGGCACCAAATATAGTTTAACCCAAATAGGGAAATAAATTaagattaatcttctatacactgacagtgtatacactttcaccattagatgcatgacacataatctgaatttggatttgaaactcaaatatTGTATATGTATCGTATATCCAACCGTGATAGTGTATCcaaccgtgatagtgtatacaccgtcagtatatataagatttactcaataAATTAAGATGAAAAAAACAAACTTCAAGCGTAATAGCATGAGTCACTGGATAGGATCATTAGGGTTGCGGAAAGACAGCACAGTTGAATTAGTatgttattatgatatttttcttcttctatgATACAATGGAGGGGCAATAACTAGGCCGATACATGCGTTGCAGAGGAGGGAATAGTCTAACGAAAGCCATGGTTATCCTGAGAAAGAGTTAAATTGCAGTTGATTCAACCCTTGCCCTGATCCATGACTGTTTTTCTCTGTCTTGGCTGAGTTACTTTCTACTGTCATCATCAAAGTGAGTGAAGTAAGATGGTCCGGTAATCAAACAATCATAATTCAGCTCACCAGGCTTGGCTATTGTTTGCCTTCATTGGAAAAAGCAATAATCAATTATCAGCCAACGGCAGGGATAACAAAATTTGTAAACTTCTGACAGAAAAGCATCGTATTGGCAATAGTACTGCTGCGTATTATTTACCATTCTTGGTCAATCAGCATTTCATCTGTCAATCCAAACTTCTTTAGCTCTTCTTGGCTGTGATGCATTAACAAGCTGTACCTGCAGAGTCGGCGTGTTAAAAGTTTTGAGTTGCTAGCAGGTTCATCCTCTTGTGATTTGAAGAATTTTACCCTATTGGAAATTTAGAATTGTTCTGTGGTCAAGACTAACTAGCATTAAACAGGGCCGTGGATTATAGTTTGTGGCAGGTGTAGACATTTGCACCTCTATCAGTAAATAGTTTCATCAACCTGGGATTTTGAGATCAGGCTGTCTGATCAATGTACAACAGAAACTTTTCAAGGATTACCTTCCGCCATAACCTCTTTCCATGACAACCATTTTTCCATTGCCAAAGTTATGCAGTCCTTCAAACTGCTCCACAGTCCATTTGTACCACCTCATTAAGAACACCCGCAGCGTAAGGCCATGAGAAACCAATACCAAGTTCATGTTTGGGCTTTGTTTACCAGGTGGTTGAAAACGTCCGATGTCAATATCAGTTCTAAGTGTTTCCCTGAACCCTGCAGCGTAACAATTTCCATGTCTatttacttttcttgaaaaGCTAACATAGATTAGCTATTCGATTGGACTGGGAGAATCAAAGTGTCAAGTCCAAGTCTTTAGGGCCTAGATCACTTGAGGGCAGTGATCCTCTTCAATTTTCATTAGTACGTACGAGTTACTAGTTCTATTTCGTTTGTGTTCTTGTTACTTCTGCTATcctgaaaagggaaaaaattcaTACATGTAAAGGATCCAGTACCTGTTATTCTATCATAAACATCTGCTGCTGATTCCCCATTGGGAAATCTATAGAAGAAACGACCATAGCGAGCTCTAACAGCTTTCTCAATCTTCATCTGTTCTTCGTTTTGAAAGTTTCCTAGCAAAAGAACGTAGAAAAAGAATTAAATTTAGATAAATCATCATACGCTGGTAACTTGTTGCCCTAGGCGTCAAACAATGGCAATATGCTAGAGGGGAAAAACAGGGATGGAGTGCTAATCGAAGTGTTGAACAGACGAGCATCATAATGTACAATTTGACGAGTACCAAAATCTTGCTCTCTTAAACGGGGCTCTTCTCTGACACCAGCAATTCTGGAACGTTCAAATGCCTTGGCCAAATTACGCAGCGTTTCGAGTCCTCTCCTGTATGGTGATACATAGAAATAAACTTTCCAATCCTCTGCTCCATCTTCCTCaatcattttccttattttcctcCCACATTCTTCAGCCTCAGCAACTCCTTGTTCTGTTAGGCCAACTTTGGGGTCAGCAACTCTAGTATAAACGGCTTCATCCACATTTCCTTCACTTTGACCGTGTCTGACGAGAATGATTCTGCGTGGCCTTGGAGGCTTCTTGAATGCTGCGGGATTTAGGAGGAGGTTCTTTTCAGGAAAACTTGCTGAACCATTGTCTTCATGAGGTTTAATGTTCAATCTTGCAGTGTCATCACAACATCTGATGATGGAATTTGAAGTGGTGTAAACATTTTGGTGGAAAAGTTGGGATCGGAAAGAGAAACTGGGCGGGGCTATTGTTGAAGAAAGGCCGCTCATTGCTTTACTTTTGGATTTTGCAGAGACAAATGAATGTTAATGAAATGAATCATCTCCTGCCATATCCAGAATCCTGAAAGGTTCCTACTCATTTGCTGCGAAAATAGTAAAAGAAACAGGCATCTGGAAATTGACCACGCGAAGCTGTCTACCATTCAAATCTTGAAACAGTAATGAATTAGAATACGACCACGACTTCCACGGATGTAAATTTTACCAGGCCCCTTTCTTATCCTTTTGGGAATATTCCGCGCAGCCCTTCTGCAGCTTCCCGTGGTTGCGCGGATGTAAATTATCGGGGGTATCCCAACAGTAGATTATCGGGGATAatttattggaaaaaaaaatattataaaatatttttaatttttttatgtgACGTGTATGAGATAAATATGtgctttaaaaaatatattgacgctgtaagtaaataaaattttaaaaataaacaaTATCCAAATACAGTTCTCTTTTTTGTTGTTGTATAATAGTCATATTTAATATATACGGCCCTCATTTTGTTGGTCCTGTAGAGACTAGGGGTGCAAGTGAGCCGCAGTACTCCTAAGTAGCTTTAACTGTTAGAGTAGCAAATTGATATTCcaactcaagaaaaaaaaaaacttggctTTAATTATTAGAGTAGCAAATTGACTCGACCTCGAATTTAAAATGGTATgctacaagttctcaagagccTAGTTAACtatcttttattatttaatttttggtttttAAGTGTTTCGGCTTTAGTAATGACTATTGGTTTACTAAAAAATTGTggctatatttttttaattaaatttaatgaagAAAGCTTGATTGAGGTCAAAATCGAGAGCGAGTACGCGAGTCAAACTCAATCTCTAAAACGATGTATTTGATAAATTCGAACTCaagtttaaatatatttttcaattaagttGAGTTCAAATAAAATTgtgttcgaactcgactcgattcgACTATACTGTAAGTGTGAAGACACAAGTAAAAAATCACTAGGGGAACAAATTTAAAACTTAATGTCAGTAAAATTCCAAATATTACAAACTACAAAGTCCTCTTAGCTAGTTGGTTTAAGAAGGGTAAACTAATAACCATAATTCCAGTTCATTAGCATAACATTTCCTCCATAGTACCCTGCAGCGAGGCCTTCTAGCATGTTTGAAACGCTTCCAGCCACTTGGAAACGTCACAAGACGGGCAAGTCCATTAGGAAGTCACCTACCCAGGACCTTTTGATTTTGGTTTTATGCAAGCTCCTGTGCCAGGCCCGACTGAATGACAGCCAAGATGAATAGCAAACTATATCTCCTGAATTACCAGATTACTTTAACAGCTATGGTTGGGCCGACAATGATCATTACTCTGTAAATTGAAGCAGCCCACATAAAAATTCGACTTAGTAAATGGACCATGGACAAGTGAATGAGTACACTTTACCAGATGGACCAATACGGGccatccaagtttgcttccatCGCTGATGTGAAGATGACGAATACTGTTGTTTTCTTTATTTCCTGGCTGGACCACCCTGTCCCATTGCAAATTTTTGTCGTTTCTCAATTTATTTTACATATTACACTTTGTACCTGTTAtctatttccatttctttttgaAGGATTAGAATTTGTATGCGTTCCTTTCTTCTAAATTCTAATTTACCTTGAAAACGGATAGGTGTACGCTGGTCCTTCAAACATAAGCTTAGCTAAAACATTAAttgtttgataatccaattcaatatttaaacttaataaattaattgatttagattttaacatattcaaactcgtttgttaacaaaaaaatagaacatctcaattaattaagtgatactaaattttctaaccaaaacttacttcaaaaaaagtaagtgataaactattcacttatcacctGACGCAAAATATGCTCAAATATTAAgattttaatacttaacaattcaataatttaatagattcaaattttataattcaattttatcaaacacaaccTAAGATTAGTTTTAAAGTCTTTACAAGACTacaactactttttttttttttttccggggtGCGTTTAGCTCATTTATAGTTCTCCGACAATCATGATCCACTTGATAAGACCTAGCATATAAGTAGGAACTCCAGTTCATTTCTCCAAATTTGAGCTTCCAAGAAGATAATGATTATCTCTTAGCTCTGTTAACTATTATTTTGGACAGTTCACAAATTTAAATGTTAAAAATATCTCGAAAGACACCCAACTACCATTCTCATTGTGAACGAAAATATatacaaacaaatgaacaattAGGGCTGACGccaaatttcaatcattaagatgGAATGAATGCACAGAGCCTTGTTGCTCACATACATTAATTGATAGTGTGGAGGAAGATGataatttgatttaaattagTAGGATGTGAAGTAtctaaaatgacaaaatgcATACAAATTTTGATCGTACTTGGTTACTTTTGGATCTTGAAGATTTCAACTTGCATAAAAATTGTCATACAATAATTTTAAACTACAACTTCTTCACCATTCCTAGGATTAACTTCAAACATGGTCACCCCCCTAACCCTCCTTTAAACATCACATTACAGCTCCTAGTTATAGTAATTCAAAGACTGGTGTTCCTCGTACTTATTGATCTGCTGGAACCAATACAAACACATGAAGAGGTGAAAAGAAAGCACCGCAGAATTTTTCCGTCACCACCACAAAAACCAAGATTGCCGCAGCGGCCGCCGAACGCTGCGATATTTCATACTTGATACGGCTGACTTGCCAAAACTATACGAGACAAGCTAGCAAATGGTTCATGCAGTAGATCAATCTAATTCTGTCCTTAATTGTTGTATCTACATCTGTCTATGTTTGCACTTCCAAGTGAActcttttctttatcttgattcttgaagaaaacTGCGGAAAGTTCGATCGGCATGGCTAATCATCATCGAGAATAGGGTCGACTGTTTTTACTAGTCAATGCTTGATTATTAAGAAGTGTCACATTCGACTTCAATCACAGTAAAAAGAACTGAAATAGAGTGGAAAATTAAGgagttggggggggggggggaacagAGAAAAAAGAGAACTATGGAGTACGTACTATGGACTGCATTATTCTTAGTATGTGGTAAGATATTGACTGCTAATCATTTGGCTCGGTCCCTGGCctggtaactttttttttttggctgccaAGATATCCACAACGtataaaagaacaagaaagtcTATACATTGGACTTGAAATCCAAGGAAAACTAAATTCCTTTGTCCTTTCTTTGTCTGCCTTTTTGGGTAGGCCGGGGATGCATTACAAATATATATGTTCTTTGCCAGTTGTTTTAGTGTAAGCTGTAAGAAAATGCTTTTAAaaatgttttgagcaaaagcaGATTGATCTCGCTGTTTACAAAAAAACAGCATGAAATTGTAGTTGCTATGTTTCTTTGCTGTTCCTATATCTCAATTCCGGAAAGCTTAAATGTATGGAGAATTTTATACAACACAAGAAAAGGAGGAATTCTTTTAGTTATATATAATGTTTGACTTGTTGATTGAGCTGCTAATTCCTCAATTAGTTGCAGATTATTAAGGTAAATTCTGAAGGCGGGATGAACACTAAGAGCACGATTATAGACTATTTTAGGACAAAACAatcgtcaaaaaaaaaacagctgCAAATTAAACGACAAAATCATCTGACTCAGTCTGCTAACACTTGTCAATTTGTCATGATCTCAaacaaacaacttggatgattattactaacaaaaaaaaataaaaaaagattaaGCCGTTTTATCTCTATTTGATAGGACACCAATCTGTTTGACGAATTCTAGAAATTAGCATTTTGTTAATCTCAGTGGGGCAAGTTGAGCACCACCTTAAACCTTAAATTACTCTgcaaaaactaaatttgatgATGTGTATATTGGCCCAGAATTTGGCGCTAATCAAATGTATCAGGGTGACAGTTATTGATTAAACCTTTTCACGTAGTAGAGCTAAACCAATACAGCAAACTGATAGGCATTTCTTCAGAAACAGCTTCCTTAAATTCCAACCAAATGCACATGAAATTGGTATCACACATCTACGATTAAGACGCAAAAAACTATTCAATTTGTAGCATCTTTGGCTTTCCAAGTCCGGGTGTGCAATTTAATTTATTCACACAACTCCAAGTCTCAATcagttctttctttttttttttttaatttattcttgTGGAAGAGAGaaattcaatgtttttttttatttcactaatttcaaaaatattcaaCGGTGAATCTTCATTTGTACATGCATATGAAAGGACTTGATCGCTCACAACAAATATAAGCATGATCATACTTGCACAATTTAATAAATTCTTCTATTCCTTAAATTCTACCTTAAATTTTCCTGTGAATATATGCAAAGAGATATATTTGTTCATCAAATCTTGAACCTTTTTGGAGTTTTGGGTGGATGCCGTTAAAAATTTTTCTGACTGCGTCCTTGCGTATTTTTTTTCCTGAAAAACTATATATTTCCATTTAAGTTCATTGTTTTATAGAAAACTTTGTTCTATCAAGCAAAAAGTGCAAAGCAACCTATCAACTCGAGACTGTTTCAGCGTCAACCATCTAGAAGAAGCAGTTGCTTTCCAAATATACAACCTTTTctcgaaaattttcaaattaaacCAAGATATTATCAGTACTATACGTAACACAGATTACCACAATTGATTACTGGCAACTTTTTGGTAAACTTTTGCACAGCAAATCTATTTCTTAATGTATCTCGAAAGCAAACGACCTAAAGTCCCGATTAGCatgttgattaaaaaaaaattagtgtgTTCGCTCATCTTAGATATTAGagttttctctttttatttctttttaagtAATATTTGCTTTTACTTGTTGAGCTCATTTGTTTACATTTTAGAGGAGATCCCGATTCTCATAACTTACTTACCTTTTAT
It includes:
- the LOC113704392 gene encoding BTB/POZ domain-containing protein At1g63850-like produces the protein MAATTTQLKFQTHPIKPKRRRCRETTITTSTSTPPVASAATSDHSSTSYLADNNHQSRKLDTPTVVSPDNSWCCPAVSKPPAPPSPPPALPSAASSSPSHSPLPSSSPSNLKIPYSPTTIPHLMDSFTTTTTVLHGGGAAVSHDTFPSSFSKFNSALTAGLLNPMSPPPPVDKTRSSPTLFEMMASEPDCHPRTAAAGTTTHQVSNGVISTLNQKPLDRQALMLQRLNDLLSRRSPGNQFNDSASADVKLTLSSKDGLHVSMSVHRQILVSNSRFFAEKLSEKWVRQQRNAGPCIVEIADCDDIEVYIETLKLMYCKDLRKKLMKEDVCRVLGILKVSAAIGFDAGVLSSLEFLEAAPWAEDEEEKVATLLSELRLEGVGAGEVLKRVSLDVTAGMEDGTDNEEVLLKLLHVVLEGKDEKARREMKGLVSKMLHENTAQNDLRKESLYSACDGCLQSLRHYFLKVSEGNLEDVSQIARQADNLHWVLDILIDRQIAEDFLKTWACQSELSEAHSKVPAIHRYEVSRVTARLFVGIGKGQLLASKDARCLLLQTWLVPFYEDFGWMRRASKGLDRHLIEDGLCNTILTLPMAWQQEILMSWFDRFLNSGDDCPNIQRGFEVWWRRAFWRRSGEPERPHQMRITNGIVENS
- the LOC113703429 gene encoding phosphoglycerate mutase-like protein AT74H, whose amino-acid sequence is MSGLSSTIAPPSFSFRSQLFHQNVYTTSNSIIRCCDDTARLNIKPHEDNGSASFPEKNLLLNPAAFKKPPRPRRIILVRHGQSEGNVDEAVYTRVADPKVGLTEQGVAEAEECGRKIRKMIEEDGAEDWKVYFYVSPYRRGLETLRNLAKAFERSRIAGVREEPRLREQDFGNFQNEEQMKIEKAVRARYGRFFYRFPNGESAADVYDRITGFRETLRTDIDIGRFQPPGKQSPNMNLVLVSHGLTLRVFLMRWYKWTVEQFEGLHNFGNGKMVVMERGYGGRYSLLMHHSQEELKKFGLTDEMLIDQEWQTIAKPGELNYDCLITGPSYFTHFDDDSRK